In one Brevibacillus composti genomic region, the following are encoded:
- a CDS encoding YpdA family putative bacillithiol disulfide reductase gives MEQVLIIGAGPCGLAAAVELKRRGIDPLVIEKGTLVHSIYRYPTYMIFHSTPERLEIGDIPFSTPNEKPTRAEALNYYRLVAARHQLRIHLYEEVFHVEREAEGFLVRTRDRFQAEQTYRCRYLVLATGYFDNPNRLHVPGENLKKVSAFFTEAHPYAGMKVAVIGGNNSAVDAAMELERAGAEVTVLCRKPTLSDRVKAWTRPVFESLAEKGRIQVLYAAEVQEIRERELVVRVGGEVRTLANDFVFSLIGFRPDRAMLAALGAQTDPHSGEPVHDPDTMETNVPGLYIAGVIASGEHANAIFIENGRDHGKLIAEHIAQSMGSAE, from the coding sequence ATGGAGCAAGTATTGATTATCGGAGCGGGGCCTTGTGGCCTTGCCGCCGCCGTAGAATTGAAGAGACGGGGAATCGACCCGCTGGTCATTGAAAAGGGGACATTGGTTCATTCAATTTACCGCTATCCCACGTACATGATTTTTCACAGTACGCCGGAGCGTTTGGAGATTGGCGACATTCCGTTTTCGACCCCGAATGAAAAGCCGACGCGCGCTGAGGCCTTGAACTATTACCGTCTGGTAGCTGCCCGCCACCAGCTCAGGATCCACCTGTATGAAGAAGTTTTTCACGTGGAGAGAGAAGCGGAGGGATTTCTCGTCAGGACGCGGGACCGGTTTCAAGCGGAACAGACATACCGATGCAGGTATCTCGTCCTCGCGACGGGCTACTTCGACAATCCCAATCGCTTGCATGTCCCGGGAGAAAATCTCAAGAAGGTTTCCGCGTTTTTCACGGAGGCGCATCCCTATGCGGGCATGAAGGTAGCCGTGATTGGCGGCAATAATTCGGCGGTAGACGCCGCGATGGAGCTGGAGCGGGCGGGGGCAGAGGTGACGGTGCTCTGCCGCAAGCCGACGCTCTCCGATCGGGTGAAAGCCTGGACCCGGCCGGTTTTTGAGAGCTTGGCGGAAAAGGGCAGAATACAGGTGCTTTACGCGGCGGAAGTGCAGGAGATCCGCGAGCGGGAGCTGGTCGTCCGCGTCGGAGGAGAGGTGCGGACCCTTGCCAATGATTTTGTCTTTTCCCTGATCGGCTTTCGGCCGGACCGGGCGATGCTCGCTGCACTGGGGGCACAGACCGATCCGCACAGCGGGGAACCGGTTCATGATCCGGACACCATGGAGACAAACGTGCCCGGACTCTACATCGCCGGCGTCATCGCTTCCGGGGAGCACGCCAATGCCATCTTTATCGAAAATGGACGGGACCACGGCAAGCTGATTGCCGAGCATATCGCCCAGTCCATGGGATCGGCAGAGTAA
- a CDS encoding histidine triad nucleotide-binding protein produces the protein MDCIFCKIVKGELPANKVYEDEHVVAFHDINPIAPVHVLTIPKKHITSVLDIKPEDKELIGHLHLSLQKVAAEVGVDETGFRVITNTGVHGQQAVFHIHYHLIGGRQLEWKM, from the coding sequence ATGGATTGCATTTTTTGTAAAATCGTAAAGGGCGAGCTGCCGGCAAACAAGGTATACGAGGATGAGCACGTAGTCGCCTTCCACGACATCAACCCGATCGCACCGGTGCACGTCCTGACCATCCCGAAAAAGCACATCACCTCTGTCTTGGACATCAAGCCCGAAGACAAGGAATTGATCGGCCATCTCCACCTCTCCCTGCAAAAGGTAGCGGCAGAAGTCGGCGTAGACGAGACGGGCTTCCGCGTGATCACCAATACGGGCGTACACGGACAACAAGCCGTTTTCCACATCCATTACCACCTGATCGGCGGCCGCCAATTGGAGTGGAAGATGTAG
- a CDS encoding TVP38/TMEM64 family protein codes for MIGSELVVSTSEWIRSWGVLAIVASLLINVLISVAGFLPSLFLSAANAVVFGLWGGFLISLAGEILGATVSFLLYRWGISRSAKLQKVSDTRLFKRLAEMSRSRRLLTLILLRINPLIPSGVVNVGASFARIPFGDFFLATVIGKTPSLVLETFIGHDLVFLSENKYRLIIAVLLAAGVLVLFKWTEKKEEV; via the coding sequence GTGATTGGGTCGGAGTTAGTGGTATCCACTTCGGAGTGGATACGATCGTGGGGAGTTCTCGCAATTGTCGCCAGCTTGCTGATCAATGTTCTGATCAGTGTGGCCGGTTTCCTGCCTTCCCTGTTCCTGTCGGCGGCCAATGCCGTCGTGTTTGGGCTGTGGGGAGGATTTCTCATCTCGCTCGCGGGCGAAATACTGGGAGCGACGGTGTCGTTTCTCCTGTACCGCTGGGGAATATCCCGTTCGGCGAAGCTGCAGAAGGTAAGCGATACGCGCTTGTTCAAAAGGCTCGCCGAGATGAGCAGATCACGCCGCTTGCTGACGTTGATTCTCTTGCGGATCAATCCCCTGATACCTTCGGGGGTCGTCAACGTGGGGGCATCCTTTGCCCGCATTCCGTTCGGCGATTTCTTTCTCGCGACGGTCATAGGCAAGACGCCGTCGCTGGTGCTGGAAACCTTTATTGGACATGACCTGGTCTTTCTGTCAGAAAACAAGTACCGGTTGATCATTGCCGTCCTGCTGGCGGCGGGTGTGCTGGTGCTGTTCAAATGGACGGAGAAAAAAGAAGAGGTCTAG
- a CDS encoding CoxG family protein, whose protein sequence is MPLDTVWRGMQDEGVLKKAIPGCQSFSRVADQLYHAEMGLSVGPVKGVFTCEVRQEDQEEPVFYRLLVKGKGGPGEIDAVADMRLSPEGDGVRLDCAAEVQVSGMLASVGQRVMNGVAKLVMGQFFKAAEKEMGLLFSHSQSKEG, encoded by the coding sequence TTGCCGCTCGACACTGTTTGGAGAGGAATGCAGGACGAGGGGGTGTTGAAAAAGGCCATTCCGGGCTGCCAATCCTTCTCACGTGTGGCTGATCAGCTGTACCACGCGGAAATGGGCCTGAGTGTCGGTCCGGTGAAAGGGGTCTTCACCTGTGAGGTCAGGCAGGAGGATCAAGAGGAGCCTGTCTTTTACCGCTTGCTGGTCAAAGGCAAAGGAGGGCCGGGAGAGATCGACGCGGTAGCCGACATGCGGCTCTCTCCAGAGGGAGACGGCGTGCGGCTCGACTGCGCGGCGGAAGTGCAGGTGTCGGGGATGCTTGCATCGGTCGGACAGCGGGTCATGAATGGCGTAGCCAAGCTGGTGATGGGACAGTTTTTCAAAGCGGCGGAAAAAGAGATGGGGCTCTTGTTTTCTCACTCGCAATCAAAAGAAGGATGA
- a CDS encoding (2Fe-2S)-binding protein: protein MNRTCKIALTVNEVAREAEVEPRLLLVHFLREKLNLTGTHIGCDTSQCGACTVMVNGRAVKSCTMLAVQADGAEVLTVEGLGNMERLHPIQQGFWEKHGLQCGFCTPGVMMAMAGLLQENASPTEAEVRESLEGVICRCTGYQFIVDAVMHAASEMAKSAESAEAAQSVSVGEGE, encoded by the coding sequence ATGAACCGTACATGCAAAATCGCACTGACGGTAAATGAGGTGGCAAGAGAAGCTGAGGTGGAACCCCGCCTGCTTCTGGTCCACTTTCTGAGAGAGAAGCTCAATTTGACGGGGACGCACATCGGCTGCGACACCAGTCAATGCGGTGCCTGTACTGTCATGGTCAACGGCCGCGCGGTCAAGTCCTGCACGATGTTGGCCGTCCAGGCTGACGGCGCCGAGGTTCTGACAGTGGAAGGCTTGGGAAATATGGAGCGTCTGCATCCGATCCAGCAAGGCTTTTGGGAGAAGCACGGGCTGCAGTGCGGTTTCTGCACGCCGGGTGTGATGATGGCGATGGCCGGCCTGCTGCAGGAGAATGCCAGCCCCACAGAAGCAGAGGTGCGTGAATCGCTGGAGGGTGTCATCTGCCGCTGTACGGGCTATCAGTTCATCGTCGATGCCGTGATGCATGCAGCCAGTGAAATGGCGAAATCGGCGGAGAGCGCCGAGGCTGCCCAGTCAGTATCAGTCGGGGAGGGTGAATAA
- a CDS encoding xanthine dehydrogenase family protein molybdopterin-binding subunit produces the protein MSIIGTPVKRKEDPRLLTGNGKFTDDIKLPGMLHAAFLRSPFAHAKIKGIDVEKARQLPGVAAVYTAADLHGKVKPVPTMWYVPGADLKAKDRSPLAGEKVLYAGEAVAVVIAEDRYIARDALDLIEVDYEELPAVTHQEKALEDGAPQLHDDVPRNLALLWKAGDIPDEVFEQAEVVVRQRLYNQRVIPNPMETRAAVAQYNPGGGEMTIWCTSQNPHIHRMIYADVLGIPESKLRIVAPDVGGGFGAKIATYTEEAVVAHAARDLQRPVKWVEERREHFMATTHARDEVIEVELAGTRDGIFTAIRVKNTANLGAYLSTFGAGCPTIDFGLMVPGAYQIPHIGQAMSGSCKTWWSDWS, from the coding sequence ATGTCCATCATCGGAACCCCTGTAAAACGAAAAGAGGACCCGCGCCTGCTCACCGGTAACGGGAAATTTACCGACGACATCAAGCTGCCCGGCATGCTGCACGCGGCTTTTCTGCGCAGTCCGTTTGCCCATGCCAAAATCAAGGGCATCGACGTGGAAAAGGCTAGGCAGCTCCCCGGCGTAGCCGCTGTGTATACGGCAGCGGATTTGCACGGAAAAGTGAAGCCTGTGCCGACGATGTGGTATGTGCCTGGCGCTGACCTCAAGGCCAAAGACAGGAGCCCGCTGGCCGGGGAAAAGGTATTGTATGCAGGCGAGGCGGTAGCGGTCGTCATCGCGGAGGATCGGTACATAGCCCGGGACGCGCTTGATTTGATCGAAGTGGATTACGAGGAGCTGCCAGCGGTGACGCATCAGGAAAAAGCGCTGGAAGACGGCGCGCCCCAGCTTCATGACGATGTGCCGCGAAACCTCGCCCTCCTGTGGAAAGCCGGGGACATCCCGGACGAAGTATTCGAACAGGCGGAAGTGGTCGTCCGGCAGCGGCTTTACAACCAGCGGGTCATTCCCAATCCGATGGAAACCAGAGCGGCTGTGGCGCAGTACAATCCGGGCGGCGGGGAAATGACGATCTGGTGCACCTCGCAGAATCCGCACATCCACCGGATGATTTACGCGGATGTGCTGGGGATTCCGGAGAGCAAGCTGCGCATCGTCGCACCCGATGTAGGCGGGGGCTTCGGCGCCAAGATCGCGACCTACACCGAGGAGGCGGTCGTCGCTCACGCTGCACGAGATCTGCAGCGGCCTGTGAAGTGGGTGGAGGAGCGCAGGGAGCATTTTATGGCGACTACCCACGCCAGAGATGAAGTGATCGAGGTGGAGCTGGCAGGGACGCGGGACGGCATCTTCACTGCGATCCGGGTGAAGAACACGGCCAATCTCGGCGCCTATCTGTCTACCTTCGGAGCGGGCTGTCCGACGATCGACTTTGGCCTCATGGTGCCGGGGGCCTACCAGATCCCGCATATTGGCCAGGCAATGTCAGGGAGCTGCAAAACATGGTGGAGCGACTGGTCGTAA
- a CDS encoding helix-turn-helix domain-containing protein yields MVERLVVTARGDQIGARDVLGNLYDRKPQEMDKKPIIREIVPLRDAIEEVEAQLIQMALQKYGTAARAAQVLGVSPATLSRRMQKLLP; encoded by the coding sequence ATGGTGGAGCGACTGGTCGTAACGGCGAGGGGGGACCAGATCGGCGCGCGCGACGTGCTCGGCAATCTCTATGACCGCAAGCCGCAAGAGATGGACAAAAAGCCGATCATCCGGGAAATTGTCCCGCTCAGGGACGCCATCGAGGAGGTAGAGGCACAGCTGATTCAAATGGCCTTGCAAAAGTACGGGACGGCGGCCAGAGCCGCGCAAGTTCTGGGCGTCAGTCCGGCTACGCTGAGCAGGAGAATGCAAAAACTTCTTCCCTGA
- a CDS encoding 5-oxoprolinase subunit B family protein, producing the protein MFMLPETRFDFGGDEYIFAEISRDMSEESNFKALAITSELRKRQIPGILDICPSNSSYLIRFDPEVISASTLLDYLKEIDMTKSNPSALNLEVRIVEIPIWYDDPITREYGKRFQERNIDHGFDSNFELVMRLNGYRDKEAFIEAHSRSPYLISMMGFIPGTAWEYPLGLRREEIIQTPKYASPRTDTPGRAVGLGGAFTVIYPLSAPGSYQLIGMSAVSVFDQTGRLEDLRDSFFLARPGDIWKHRPVDEGEYHRILSEVEEGRYRYRMKYVDFSPEEYFAMRDQYIRQLMEDF; encoded by the coding sequence ATGTTTATGCTGCCGGAGACCCGCTTTGATTTTGGCGGAGACGAATACATATTTGCCGAGATTTCACGCGATATGAGCGAAGAGAGCAATTTTAAGGCGCTGGCGATCACGAGCGAGCTGCGAAAGCGCCAGATCCCCGGTATCCTGGATATCTGTCCGTCCAATTCCTCGTATCTGATCCGCTTTGACCCGGAGGTGATCTCCGCATCGACGCTGCTCGATTATTTAAAAGAGATCGACATGACCAAAAGCAATCCCTCGGCGTTAAATCTGGAGGTGCGCATCGTCGAGATCCCGATCTGGTACGACGACCCGATCACCCGCGAGTATGGAAAACGGTTTCAGGAGCGGAATATCGATCACGGCTTCGACAGCAATTTTGAACTAGTGATGCGGCTCAACGGCTACCGGGACAAAGAAGCCTTTATCGAGGCGCACTCGCGGAGTCCCTACCTGATTTCCATGATGGGCTTCATCCCGGGAACCGCCTGGGAGTATCCGCTGGGGCTGCGGCGGGAGGAGATCATCCAGACGCCCAAATACGCCAGCCCCCGCACGGACACGCCAGGCAGGGCGGTCGGTCTGGGAGGAGCCTTCACGGTGATCTATCCGCTGTCCGCTCCTGGGAGCTATCAGCTCATCGGCATGTCGGCCGTTTCCGTTTTCGATCAGACGGGGAGGCTGGAGGATCTGCGCGATTCCTTCTTTTTGGCGAGGCCGGGGGACATCTGGAAGCACCGCCCCGTTGACGAAGGGGAGTACCACCGGATTTTATCGGAAGTGGAGGAGGGCCGCTACCGGTACCGGATGAAGTACGTTGACTTTTCCCCCGAAGAGTATTTCGCCATGCGCGATCAGTATATCAGACAATTGATGGAGGATTTTTGA